In Rhodamnia argentea isolate NSW1041297 chromosome 11, ASM2092103v1, whole genome shotgun sequence, one genomic interval encodes:
- the LOC115735624 gene encoding putative polyol transporter 1 translates to MMAEHKAMADPNLNVVPPEKSPVEDVEAPKKRPPRNKYAFACAILASMTSILLGYDIGVMSGAAIYIKKEFHLNSVEVEVLVGIINLYSLLGSAVAGRTSDWVGRRYTMVIAGAIFFVGAILMGFATNYAFLMFGRFVAGIGVGYALMIAPVYTAEVSPASARGFLTSFPEVFINSGLLLGYISNYAFSKLPANLGWRFMLGVGAVPSVLLAAGVLAMPESPRWLVMQGRLGDAKRVLQRTSDSSEEADLRLADIKSAAGIPDDCNDDVVTVTRKKSHGEGVWRELLLHPTPVVRHVLIAAVGIHFFQQASGIDAVVLYSPTIFEKAGVTSSDHKLLATIAVGFCKTIFILVSTFFLDRVGRRPLLLTSVAGMILSLTALGCGLTVIDHSSQKLMWAIGLCIAMTLTFVASFSIGLGPIAWVYTSEIFPLRLRAQGASIGVGVNRATSGLITMTFLSLSKGITIGGAFFLYAAVAAIAWAFFFTVLPETQGRTLEDMQVLFGSLTGWRAVARKLRTEVVEDGKRDGGRGHVQLATNGRADLNQI, encoded by the exons ATGATGGCCGAGCACAAGGCTATGGCGGATCCTAACTTGAACGTCGTACCACCCGAGAAATCGCCGGTCGAAGATGTCGAGGCCCCGAAGAAACGCCCTCCACGGAACAAGTACGCCTTCGCCTGCGCAATCCTCGCTTCCATGACTTCCATCTTGCTCGGATACG ACATTGGTGTGATGAGTGGTGCGGCTATATACATTAAGAAAGAGTTCCACCTCAACAGCGTGGAGGTCGAAGTCCTCGTCGGTATCATCAACCTCTACTCCCTCCTCGGCTCGGCTGTTGCCGGCAGGACCTCCGACTGGGTGGGCCGCCGCTATACCATGGTCATTGCCGGGGCCATCTTCTTCGTCGGCGCCATCCTTATGGGTTTTGCCACTAACTATGCTTTCCTCATGTTCGGCCGCTTCGTCGCTGGAATCGGCGTCGGGTACGCTTTGATGATCGCCCCTGTCTACACCGCCGAAGTCTCGCCGGCGTCTGCTCGCGGCTTCCTTACCTCATTCCCTGAG GTGTTCATCAACTCGGGGTTGTTACTCGGCTACATCTCAAATTACGCTTTTTCCAAGCTCCCCGCCAACCTTGGATGGCGGTTCATGCTTGGCGTCGGGGCCGTACCCTCCGTCCTCCTTGCTGCCGGCGTCCTCGCCATGCCCGAGTCCCCCCGCTGGCTTGTCATGCAGGGCCGTCTTGGAGACGCCAAACGCGTCCTTCAGCGCACCTCCGATTCCTCTGAGGAGGCCGACCTCCGCCTTGCCGACATCAAGTCCGCCGCCGGAATCCCGGACGACTGCAACGACGATGTCGTCACCGTCACCCGTAAGAAAAGCCACGGCGAGGGAGTGTGGCGGGAGCTCCTTCTCCACCCGACCCCCGTTGTCCGCCACGTGCTGATTGCTGCGGTCGGGATCCACTTCTTCCAGCAGGCCTCGGGGATCGACGCAGTCGTGCTATACAGCCCGACCATATTCGAGAAGGCCGGCGTGACGTCTTCGGACCACAAGCTGCTTGCGACAATCGCCGTCGGGTTTTGCAAGACGATCTTCATCCTCGTCTCCACGTTCTTCCTCGACCGGGTCGGACGGCGCCCGCTGCTCCTCACCAGCGTGGCGGGGATGATACTCTCCCTCACGGCCCTCGGATGCGGCCTCACGGTCATCGACCACTCGAGCCAGAAGCTGATGTGGGCCATCGGATTGTGCATCGCGATGACGCTGACCTTCGTGGCATCGTTCTCGATCGGGTTGGGCCCCATCGCGTGGGTTTACACCTCAGAAATATTTCCGCTGAGGTTGCGGGCGCAGGGCGCGAGCATTGGGGTCGGGGTGAACCGGGCCACGAGCGGGCTCATAACGATGACGTTCCTGTCACTCTCGAAGGGGATCACGATCGGAGGCGCCTTCTTCCTGTATGCGGCGGTGGCGGCCATCGCTTGGGCGTTCTTCTTCACGGTGCTGCCGGAGACGCAAGGGCGGACCCTGGAGGATATGCAAGTGCTTTTCGGTAGTCTGACGGGGTGGAGGGCCGTGGCGAGGAAGTTGAGGACGGAAGTGGTCGAGGATGGTAAGCGCGACGGAGGAAGAGGTCACGTTCAATTGGCGACCAACGGGCGTGCGGACCTTAATCAGATATAA